In one window of Gossypium hirsutum isolate 1008001.06 chromosome A01, Gossypium_hirsutum_v2.1, whole genome shotgun sequence DNA:
- the LOC107916923 gene encoding cellulose synthase-like protein E6: MRRTPQAVEGEKRKLPLFKTEEAKGKVAFSLFSSSILVGICLIWAYRLSNLPTAGDRGRWLWIGMFFAELGFGFYWILTQALRWNLVRYYPLKFNLSQSSCKLPGVDIFVCTADPTMEPPTLVINTILSAMSLNHPTEKLSVYLSDDGGSQLTFYALLEASRFSKLWIPFCKKFNVEPRSPDAYFIHNFDLHEHTADAQQRLFIKEQYEGMIKRIEAVINKGGVPEELMNQHKGFSEWDSNVTKQNHQPIVQIIIDGRDTNAVDSDGCRLPTLVYMAREKRPDCLHHFKAGAMNALIRVSSEISNSAIILNLDCDMYANNADSIKEALCFFMDEERGHQLAFVQHPQKFNNITKNDLYGNSSPVLHKVELPGIGGYGSALYCGTGCFHRRKSLCGTKYSEEHKRLWNSETRKDDNRTVHELEEASKVLASCGFEKGTQWGKEMGLIYGCPVEDVVTGLAIQCRGWKSVYYNPDNTAFIGVAPPTLDMALVQFTRWSDGLFQIFLSKYCPFIYGYNKIKLGAQMGYCVYLLWAPSSLPLLYYAIALPFSLFRGIPLFPDIRSRWFIPFAYVFVSKNIYSLAEALIFGSTFKAWWNLQRMWVHRRTTSFFFAFIDCIVRQLGLSQTTFTVTAKVVTDDVSKMYQQEIMDFGSTSIMFTVISTLAMLNLFSLIGVVVKVFMGGLECKDMEKLVSQVVLCGLMVTVNGPVYEALFVRKDKGSMPGSVMFKSIVLASLACLIPLN; this comes from the exons ATGAGGAGAACACCACAAGCGGTGGAAGGAGAGAAACGCAAACTGCCTCTTTTCAAGACGGAAGAAGCAAAGGGCAAGGTTGCTTTCAGTTTGTTTTCGTCGTCGATATTGGTGGGGATATGTTTGATATGGGCCTATAGATTATCAAACCTCCCCACAGCCGGCGACAGAGGTCGGTGGCTATGGATCGGTATGTTCTTCGCCGAGCTCGGCTTCGGTTTTTACTGGATCCTTACTCAAGCTCTTCGTTGGAATCTTGTTCGTTACTATCCTCTCAAATTCAATCTCTCTCAAAG TTCTTGCAAGTTACCGGGGGTGGACATATTTGTATGCACGGCGGATCCCACGATGGAGCCACCAACTTTGGTGATTAACACCATTTTATCAGCGATGTCGTTGAATCATCCCACTGAGAAGTTAAGCGTCTATCTTTCCGATGATGGCGGATCCCAACTTACCTTTTACGCGCTATTGGAGGCCTCTCGTTTTTCCAAGCTTTGGATACCGTTTTGCAAAAAGTTCAACGTTGAACCGAGGTCACCCGACGCTTATTTTATTCACAATTTTGACCTGCATGAACACACCGCAGACGCTCAACAGCGGCTGTTCATCAAG gAACAATATGAAGGTATGATTAAACGAATAGAAGCAGTCATTAATAAAGGTGGTGTTCCAGAAGAACTAATGAACCAACACAAAGGATTCTCTGAGTGGGATTCTAATGTAACCAAGCAAAATCATCAGCCCATTGTGCAG atTATTATTGATGGAAGAGACACCAATGCTGTAGATAGTGATGGTTGTCGATTGCCTACATTGGTTTACATGGCACGAGAGAAGAGACCAGATTGCCTTCATCACTTTAAAGCTGGAGCCATGAATGCACTG ATAAGAGTGTCGTCTGAGATCAGCAACAGTGCGATCATTCTCAATTTGGACTGCGACATGTATGCGAACAACGCGGACTCGATTAAAGAGGCTCTTTGCTTTTTCATGGATGAGGAAAGAGGCCATCAGCTTGCTTTTGTGCAGCATCCACAGAAATTCAATAATATTACCAAGAATGATCTGTATGGGAATTCCTCCCCAGTACTCCATAAG GTTGAACTTCCTGGAATAGGTGGTTATGGTTCGGCCTTATACTGTGGCACTGGCTGCTTTCACCGACGAAAGAGTCTTTGCGGAACCAAGTATTCTGAGGAACATAAAAGGCTATGGAATTCAGAAACTCGAAAGGATGATAACAGGACGGTTCATGAATTGGAAGAAGCATCTAAAGTTCTTGCTAGTTGTGGCTTTGAGAAGGGAACTCAATGGGGAAAAGAG ATGGGATTAATATATGGGTGTCCAGTTGAAGATGTGGTTACGGGCTTGGCAATCCAATGCAGGGGATGGAAATCAGTTTATTACAATCCAGACAATACAGCATTTATAGGAGTTGCTCCACCAACCTTGGACATGGCTCTTGTTCAGTTCACCAGGTGGTCTGATGGGCTGTTCCAAATTTTCTTATCCAAATACTGTCCTTTCATCTACGGATACAATAAGATCAAATTGGGTGCTCAAATGGGTTACTGTGTCTATCTGTTATGGGCTCCATCTTCCCTTCCTCTCCTCTACTACGCGATCGCTCTCCCCTTTTCTTTGTTCCGAGGCATTCCTTTATTCCCCGACATACGGAGCAGATGGTTTATACCCTTTGCCTATGTGTTTGTATCCAAGAACATTTACAGTTTAGCCGAGGCTTTAATTTTTGGAAGCACATTCAAAGCATGGTGGAACCTGCAAAGAATGTGGGTACATAGAAGGACAACATCCTTCTTCTTTGCCTTCATTGATTGCATAGTGAGACAATTGGGATTGTCTCAAACGACATTTACTGTCACGGCCAAGGTCGTCACAGACGATGTCTCGAAGATGTACCAGCAAGAGATCATGGATTTCGGGAGCACTTCCATCATGTTTACTGTTATATCAACGTTGGCAATGCTGAATCTTTTCAGCTTAATTGGGGTAGTAGTTAAGGTGTTTATGGGGGGATTAGAGTGTAAGGACATGGAAAAGTTGGTATCGCAGGTTGTCCTTTGTGGGCTTATGGTGACAGTGAATGGACCAGTGTATGAAGCACTCTTTGTTCGTAAGGATAAAGGCAGCATGCCGGGTTCGGTCATGTTCAAGTCCATAGTTTTAGCTTCGTTGGCTTGCCTTATCCCTTTAAATTAG